One stretch of Xanthomonas sp. DAR 35659 DNA includes these proteins:
- a CDS encoding YdcH family protein, which produces MFEGQSQTEIDALIKSDPEFKQLYQRHKTLDKKCMDAELGVLPIDDLTLSQMKREKLAAKEKLLRLYDEQQKPH; this is translated from the coding sequence ATGTTCGAAGGGCAATCGCAGACCGAAATCGACGCGCTGATCAAATCCGATCCCGAGTTCAAGCAGCTCTACCAGCGGCACAAGACCCTGGACAAGAAGTGCATGGATGCCGAACTCGGCGTGCTGCCGATCGACGATCTCACCCTGTCCCAGATGAAGCGGGAGAAGCTCGCAGCCAAGGAAAAGCTCCTGCGGCTCTACGACGAGCAGCAGAAGCCGCACTGA
- a CDS encoding OmpA family protein → MSRRPGMTGRLAALLLLVAPLAAFAAEDPEVAVLNQRLIALQADPLSADVAAYERLQAQQAVAAFAAAKRKEQDDARYIAERRVEIAETSARAALARREVDRLERTRSELLVEASRREAARARQEAERLRVQAQIQAEEAESLRQAAEAEQLARQDAEQALTSVAGQQTAKLSAAQQKSAKLAREEAELVAGAKLPASRFEARGEVFTVTGGAFAAGKSALTADAAGQAKALAQYLQIASKGRVRIEAYDADAGVAQKRADALRDALVGGGVAASRLQAVGKKAPATKARAAEVVIAP, encoded by the coding sequence ATGAGCCGCCGCCCTGGCATGACCGGCCGCCTGGCCGCGCTGCTGTTGCTGGTCGCGCCGCTGGCGGCGTTCGCCGCCGAGGATCCGGAAGTGGCCGTGCTCAACCAGCGCCTGATCGCGCTGCAGGCCGATCCGCTCAGCGCCGACGTGGCCGCCTACGAGCGGCTGCAGGCGCAGCAGGCGGTGGCCGCGTTCGCCGCGGCCAAGCGCAAGGAGCAGGACGATGCGCGCTACATCGCCGAGCGCCGCGTGGAGATCGCCGAGACCAGCGCCCGCGCGGCGCTGGCGCGACGCGAGGTCGACCGGCTGGAGCGCACCCGCAGCGAGCTGCTGGTCGAAGCCAGCCGCCGCGAGGCCGCGCGCGCGCGCCAGGAAGCCGAGCGGCTGCGGGTGCAGGCGCAGATCCAGGCCGAGGAGGCCGAGAGCCTGCGCCAGGCGGCCGAGGCCGAGCAACTGGCGCGGCAGGACGCCGAGCAGGCGCTGACCAGCGTGGCCGGGCAGCAGACCGCCAAGCTCAGCGCCGCGCAGCAGAAGTCGGCCAAGCTGGCGCGCGAGGAGGCCGAACTGGTCGCCGGGGCCAAGCTGCCGGCGTCGCGCTTCGAGGCGCGCGGGGAGGTGTTCACCGTGACCGGCGGCGCGTTCGCCGCCGGCAAGTCGGCCCTGACCGCCGACGCCGCCGGCCAGGCCAAGGCGCTGGCGCAGTACCTGCAGATCGCGTCCAAGGGCCGGGTGCGGATCGAGGCCTACGACGCCGACGCCGGGGTGGCGCAGAAGCGCGCCGACGCCCTGCGCGACGCCCTGGTGGGCGGCGGCGTCGCGGCGAGCCGGCTGCAGGCGGTGGGCAAGAAGGCGCCGGCCACCAAGGCGCGTGCGGCCGAGGTGGTGATCGCGCCGTGA
- a CDS encoding DUF4398 domain-containing protein, with product MKTSFAQIRCPLYVMACALALFAAPAAFAQVASPELLTAQQAVQRAIQADADQYAPDLIATARQGLEQAQQAALDRRQRKTAPQLALRVAADADLARARSEEAVANAQLQQRKAEVAELQRTLGTGEGRP from the coding sequence ATGAAAACTAGCTTCGCACAAATCCGTTGCCCGCTGTACGTGATGGCGTGCGCATTGGCGCTGTTTGCCGCGCCCGCCGCGTTCGCCCAGGTCGCCTCGCCGGAGCTGCTGACCGCGCAGCAGGCGGTGCAGCGCGCGATCCAGGCCGACGCCGATCAGTACGCCCCCGACCTCATCGCCACCGCCCGCCAGGGTCTGGAACAGGCGCAGCAGGCGGCGCTGGACCGCCGCCAGCGCAAGACCGCCCCGCAGCTGGCGCTGCGCGTGGCCGCCGATGCCGACCTGGCGCGGGCACGCAGCGAGGAGGCGGTGGCGAATGCGCAACTGCAGCAGCGCAAGGCCGAGGTCGCCGAGCTGCAACGCACGCTGGGCACCGGGGAGGGCCGTCCATGA
- a CDS encoding PilT/PilU family type 4a pilus ATPase, which produces MDIGYFLKLMTEKNASDMFLTTGAPVYIKIEGKLYPLGATGLPPGMVKKIAYSLMDEGQVPQFERDLELNMAIALQDAGRFRVNVFKQRGEVGMVIRAIRSKIPSIEELHLPQVLKDVIMTPRGLVLVVGSTGSGKSTSLASMIDHRNSTTTGHILTIEDPIEYLHKHKMSIVNQREVGLDTHAFHNALKNAMREAPDVILIGEILDATTMEAAIAFAETGHLCLATLHSNNADQTIERILNFFPESAHKNVLMNLALNLRAVISQRLVKDKNERRRPATEVLLNTPMIRDLLRRGQVHEIKAAMEESLEEGMETFDQCLFRMVKQGQIEQEEALRAADSRDGLALKFRLSEGSSGEHDPYADYDAGAASSPRITHGFG; this is translated from the coding sequence ATGGATATCGGCTACTTCCTGAAGCTGATGACCGAAAAGAACGCCTCGGACATGTTCCTGACCACGGGAGCACCGGTCTACATCAAGATCGAAGGCAAGCTGTACCCGCTCGGCGCCACCGGCCTGCCGCCGGGCATGGTCAAGAAGATCGCCTATTCGCTGATGGACGAGGGCCAGGTGCCGCAGTTCGAGCGCGACCTGGAGTTGAACATGGCCATCGCCCTGCAGGACGCCGGGCGCTTCCGCGTCAATGTGTTCAAGCAGCGCGGCGAGGTCGGCATGGTGATCCGCGCGATCCGCAGCAAGATCCCCAGCATCGAGGAACTGCACCTGCCGCAGGTGCTCAAGGATGTGATCATGACCCCGCGCGGGCTGGTCCTGGTGGTCGGCTCGACCGGCTCGGGCAAGTCCACCTCGCTGGCGTCGATGATCGACCACCGCAACAGCACCACGACCGGGCACATCCTCACCATCGAGGACCCGATCGAGTACCTGCACAAGCACAAGATGTCCATCGTCAACCAGCGCGAGGTCGGCCTGGACACCCACGCCTTCCACAACGCGCTGAAGAACGCGATGCGCGAGGCGCCGGACGTGATCCTGATCGGCGAGATCCTGGACGCGACCACGATGGAGGCGGCGATCGCCTTCGCCGAGACCGGCCACCTGTGCCTGGCCACGCTGCACTCCAACAACGCCGACCAGACCATCGAGCGCATCCTCAACTTCTTCCCGGAAAGCGCGCACAAGAACGTGCTGATGAACCTGGCGCTGAACCTGCGCGCGGTGATCTCGCAGCGCCTGGTCAAGGACAAGAACGAGCGTCGCCGCCCGGCCACCGAGGTGCTGCTGAACACGCCGATGATCCGCGACCTGCTGCGCCGCGGCCAGGTCCACGAGATCAAGGCGGCGATGGAGGAGTCGCTGGAGGAAGGCATGGAGACCTTCGACCAGTGCCTGTTCCGAATGGTCAAGCAGGGCCAGATCGAGCAGGAGGAAGCGCTGCGCGCGGCCGATTCGCGCGACGGCCTGGCGCTGAAGTTCCGCCTGTCCGAGGGCTCCAGCGGCGAGCACGATCCCTACGCCGACTACGACGCCGGCGCCGCCAGTTCGCCGCGGATTACCCACGGCTTCGGCTGA
- the maiA gene encoding maleylacetoacetate isomerase, whose amino-acid sequence MEEALQLYTYWRSSAAYRVRIGLNLKGLAYQAIPVHLVRDGGQQHAPEYARLNPQELVPTLCHDGQPLRQSLAILEYLDERWPEPPLLPDAAIDRARVRGLAQLIACDIHPLNNLRVGQFFENVWSVPQSEREEWMLHWLALGFDALEQLLAESPDTGRYCHGEQPGLADCCLVPQVYNARRFGLDLQAYPTLERIEQACLALPAFDAARPERQPDAQV is encoded by the coding sequence GTGGAAGAGGCGTTGCAGCTGTACACCTACTGGCGCTCCAGCGCCGCCTACCGCGTGCGCATCGGTCTGAACCTGAAGGGCTTGGCCTATCAGGCGATCCCGGTGCACCTGGTGCGCGACGGCGGCCAGCAGCACGCGCCGGAGTACGCGCGGCTCAATCCGCAGGAACTGGTGCCGACCCTGTGCCACGACGGCCAGCCGCTGCGCCAGTCGCTGGCGATCCTGGAGTACCTGGACGAACGCTGGCCGGAGCCGCCGCTGCTGCCCGACGCGGCGATCGACCGCGCGCGGGTGCGCGGGCTGGCGCAACTGATCGCCTGCGACATCCACCCGCTCAACAACCTGCGCGTGGGCCAGTTCTTCGAGAACGTGTGGAGCGTGCCGCAGTCCGAGCGCGAGGAATGGATGCTGCACTGGCTCGCACTGGGCTTCGATGCGCTGGAGCAACTGCTCGCCGAATCGCCCGACACCGGCCGCTATTGCCATGGCGAACAGCCGGGGCTGGCCGATTGCTGCCTGGTCCCGCAGGTGTACAACGCGCGCCGTTTCGGCCTGGACCTGCAGGCCTACCCGACCCTGGAGCGGATCGAACAGGCCTGCCTGGCCTTGCCGGCGTTCGACGCGGCGCGCCCGGAACGGCAGCCGGACGCGCAAGTCTGA
- a CDS encoding fumarylacetoacetate hydrolase family protein, translated as MKLGSLKEGGRDGTLIVVSRDLTRAVRATGIAPTLQRALEDWSNLAPRLNALFESLNDGSADGQFDLDMAALAAPLPRAYEFLDGSAYLPHVERVRRARGAEVPESFYTDPLMYQAVSAGFYGPRDAVKVVSEDYGIDLEAEIVVVTDDVPMAVDAQQAAAHIQLVGLVNDVSLRNLIPAELAKGFGFVQSKPRSALSPVFVTPDELGEAWRDNKVHLPLLTHINGAWFGAPEAGEDMQFDFAQLIAHAAKTRPLAAGAVIGSGTIANQDTARGASCFAEQRTVETLRDGKPSTPFMKFGDVVRIEMLDPDGASIFGAIEQRIEPASRP; from the coding sequence ATGAAGCTAGGTTCCCTGAAGGAAGGCGGCCGCGACGGCACCCTGATCGTGGTGTCGCGCGACCTGACCCGCGCGGTGCGCGCCACCGGCATCGCCCCGACCCTGCAGCGCGCGCTGGAGGACTGGAGCAACCTGGCCCCGCGCCTGAACGCCCTGTTCGAGTCGCTCAACGACGGCAGCGCCGACGGCCAGTTCGACCTGGACATGGCGGCGCTGGCGGCACCGCTGCCGCGCGCCTACGAGTTCCTCGACGGCAGCGCCTACCTGCCGCACGTGGAGCGGGTGCGCCGCGCGCGCGGCGCCGAGGTGCCGGAGAGCTTCTACACCGACCCACTGATGTACCAGGCGGTCAGCGCCGGCTTCTACGGCCCGCGCGATGCGGTCAAGGTGGTCAGCGAGGACTACGGCATCGACCTGGAGGCGGAGATCGTGGTGGTCACCGACGACGTGCCGATGGCGGTCGATGCGCAGCAGGCGGCCGCGCATATCCAACTGGTTGGGCTGGTCAACGACGTGTCGCTGCGCAACCTGATCCCGGCCGAACTGGCCAAGGGCTTCGGCTTCGTGCAGTCCAAGCCGCGCTCGGCGCTGTCGCCGGTGTTCGTGACCCCCGACGAGCTGGGCGAGGCCTGGCGCGACAACAAGGTGCATCTGCCGCTGCTGACCCACATCAACGGCGCCTGGTTCGGCGCGCCCGAGGCCGGCGAGGACATGCAGTTCGACTTCGCGCAGCTGATCGCGCACGCCGCCAAGACCCGGCCGCTGGCGGCCGGCGCGGTGATCGGCTCGGGCACCATCGCCAACCAGGACACCGCGCGTGGCGCGTCCTGCTTCGCCGAGCAGCGCACCGTGGAAACCCTGCGCGACGGCAAGCCGAGCACGCCGTTCATGAAATTCGGCGACGTGGTGCGGATCGAGATGCTGGACCCTGACGGAGCGAGCATCTTCGGCGCGATCGAGCAGCGCATCGAGCCCGCGTCCCGGCCCTGA
- a CDS encoding DEAD/DEAH box helicase produces MSFESLGLAPFLLRALAEQGYETPTPIQSQAIPLALEGHDLMAGAQTGTGKTAAFGLPLLQHLGTSPQPVSSGGPRKPRALILTPTRELATQVHDSLRGYSKYLRIPSATIYGGVGMGNQLDALRRGVDLLIACPGRLLDHLERRSVDLSGIEILVLDEADRMLDMGFLPSIKRILAKLPKQNRQTLLFSATFEEGIKQLAREFMHDPQEIQATPSNTVADTITHRVHPVDGARKRELLLHLLAADSRMQTLVFARTKHGADKLTMFLDKSGIKTAAIHGNKSQGQRLRALSDFKAGRITVLVATDIAARGIDIDQLPKVINYDLPMVAEDYVHRIGRTGRNGSTGEAISLVAQDEAKLLRAIARMLKRDMDIRDVPGFEPVTPIRWGNNNPPDERPGGQRPPRRGSHARRPHGDAPRHAHAHAGAKPAGGTQPGGARRQGERRRGGGQPGAR; encoded by the coding sequence ATGTCGTTCGAATCCCTGGGCCTGGCGCCCTTCCTGCTGCGTGCGTTGGCCGAGCAGGGCTATGAAACCCCCACCCCGATCCAGTCGCAGGCGATTCCGCTGGCGCTGGAAGGCCACGACCTGATGGCCGGCGCGCAGACCGGCACCGGCAAGACCGCCGCGTTCGGCCTGCCGCTGCTGCAGCACCTGGGCACCTCGCCGCAGCCGGTCAGCAGCGGCGGCCCGCGCAAGCCGCGCGCGCTGATCCTGACCCCGACCCGCGAGCTGGCCACCCAGGTGCACGACAGCCTGCGCGGCTACAGCAAGTACCTGCGCATCCCCAGCGCCACCATCTACGGCGGCGTGGGCATGGGCAACCAGCTCGACGCACTGCGCCGCGGCGTGGACCTGCTGATCGCCTGCCCGGGCCGCCTGCTCGATCACCTCGAGCGCCGCAGCGTGGACCTGTCGGGCATCGAGATCCTGGTGCTGGACGAAGCCGACCGCATGCTCGACATGGGCTTCCTGCCCTCGATCAAGCGCATCCTGGCCAAGCTGCCCAAGCAGAACCGGCAGACCCTGCTGTTCTCGGCGACCTTCGAAGAAGGCATCAAGCAGCTGGCGCGCGAGTTCATGCACGACCCGCAGGAAATCCAGGCCACGCCGAGCAACACCGTCGCCGACACCATCACCCACCGCGTGCACCCGGTCGACGGCGCCCGCAAGCGCGAGTTGCTGCTGCACCTGCTGGCCGCCGATTCGCGCATGCAGACGCTGGTGTTCGCGCGCACCAAGCACGGTGCCGACAAGCTGACCATGTTCCTGGACAAGTCCGGGATCAAGACCGCCGCGATCCACGGCAACAAGAGCCAGGGCCAGCGCCTGCGCGCGCTGAGCGACTTCAAGGCCGGCCGCATCACCGTGCTGGTGGCCACCGACATCGCCGCGCGCGGCATCGATATCGACCAGTTGCCCAAGGTCATCAACTACGACCTGCCGATGGTCGCCGAGGACTACGTGCACCGCATCGGCCGCACCGGCCGCAACGGTTCGACCGGCGAGGCGATCTCGCTGGTGGCGCAGGACGAGGCCAAGCTGCTGCGCGCGATCGCGCGCATGCTCAAGCGCGACATGGACATCCGCGACGTGCCGGGCTTCGAGCCGGTCACGCCGATCCGCTGGGGCAACAACAACCCGCCGGACGAGCGTCCGGGCGGCCAGCGCCCGCCGCGCCGCGGCAGCCACGCGCGGCGTCCGCACGGCGATGCGCCGCGGCATGCGCATGCCCATGCCGGGGCCAAGCCGGCCGGCGGCACCCAGCCCGGCGGCGCGCGCCGCCAGGGCGAGCGCCGGCGCGGCGGCGGCCAGCCCGGCGCGCGCTGA
- the queD gene encoding 6-carboxytetrahydropterin synthase QueD codes for MDIFKIFTLEAAHRLPNVPPGHKCARLHGHSFRIELHVSGEPGAQTGWVMDFGDIKAAFAPIYEQLDHHYLNDIAGLENPTSERLAMWIWERLKPALPLLSEVVVHETCTSGCRYRGA; via the coding sequence ATGGACATCTTCAAGATCTTCACCCTGGAGGCGGCGCACCGCCTGCCCAACGTCCCGCCCGGCCACAAGTGCGCGCGCCTGCACGGCCATTCGTTCCGCATCGAACTGCACGTCAGCGGCGAGCCCGGCGCGCAGACCGGCTGGGTGATGGACTTCGGCGACATCAAGGCCGCGTTCGCGCCGATCTACGAACAGCTCGACCACCACTACCTCAACGACATCGCCGGACTGGAGAACCCGACCAGCGAACGCCTGGCGATGTGGATCTGGGAACGGCTCAAGCCGGCACTGCCGTTGCTGAGCGAGGTCGTGGTGCATGAGACCTGTACGTCGGGGTGTCGCTATCGGGGGGCTTGA
- a CDS encoding phasin family protein, whose protein sequence is MSAQFNDQFSSYTQQFAAAAARANRLALESAESVFGVQLKTFEKNVAATTGFLGELTEARDLGSVQSLWPKGLQVARDNFERLATANQEVFGLSLKTSEAIGQLAKSQFEAATEQAAPKAKNTAK, encoded by the coding sequence ATGTCCGCTCAGTTCAACGATCAGTTCAGCAGCTATACCCAGCAGTTCGCCGCCGCCGCCGCGCGGGCCAATCGCCTGGCGCTGGAAAGCGCCGAGAGCGTGTTCGGCGTGCAGTTGAAGACCTTCGAGAAGAACGTCGCCGCCACCACCGGGTTCCTCGGCGAGCTGACCGAAGCGCGCGACCTTGGCAGCGTCCAGTCGCTGTGGCCGAAGGGCCTGCAGGTCGCCCGCGACAACTTCGAGCGGCTGGCCACGGCCAATCAGGAAGTGTTCGGTCTGAGCCTGAAGACCTCCGAAGCCATCGGCCAGCTCGCCAAGAGCCAGTTCGAGGCCGCCACCGAGCAGGCCGCGCCGAAGGCGAAGAACACCGCCAAGTAA
- the bioD gene encoding dethiobiotin synthase — MAVPAFYVTGTDTGIGKTIASTALLHALRAHGQSAVGMKPVASGCERGADGWRNEDALALQAASAPRPDYADLNPYALPAPLAPELAAADAGVELELAPIAAAFARLRAQADVVVVEGVGGWAAPLSATLDQADLARALDLPVLLVVGLRLGCINHARLSAAAIAADGLRCIGWIGNEIDPAMERIDDNMAMLRERLPMPCWGRLPHRPQPQAAHLAAALQPWAGMPAG; from the coding sequence ATGGCTGTTCCCGCGTTCTACGTCACCGGCACCGATACCGGTATCGGCAAGACCATCGCCAGCACCGCGCTGCTGCACGCATTGCGCGCGCACGGACAAAGCGCGGTAGGCATGAAGCCGGTCGCCAGCGGCTGCGAGCGCGGCGCCGACGGCTGGCGCAACGAGGATGCGCTGGCGCTGCAGGCGGCCAGCGCGCCGCGCCCGGACTATGCCGACCTCAATCCCTATGCGCTGCCGGCGCCGCTGGCGCCGGAACTGGCCGCCGCCGATGCCGGCGTCGAGCTGGAACTGGCGCCGATCGCCGCCGCCTTCGCGCGGTTGCGCGCGCAGGCCGACGTGGTGGTGGTCGAAGGCGTCGGCGGCTGGGCGGCGCCGCTGTCGGCGACGCTGGACCAGGCCGACCTGGCGCGCGCCCTGGACCTGCCGGTGCTGCTGGTGGTCGGGCTGCGCCTGGGCTGCATCAACCACGCCCGGCTCAGCGCCGCGGCGATCGCCGCCGACGGCCTGCGGTGCATCGGCTGGATCGGCAACGAGATCGACCCGGCGATGGAGCGCATCGACGACAACATGGCGATGCTGCGCGAACGGCTGCCGATGCCGTGCTGGGGGCGCCTGCCGCACCGACCGCAGCCGCAGGCCGCGCACCTCGCGGCGGCCTTGCAGCCGTGGGCGGGAATGCCGGCGGGCTGA
- a CDS encoding GAF domain-containing protein has product MFASSTLTGSKPEQYAQLLDQARALVAGEPDRIANAANLAALVYHALPRLNWVGFYLYDGKELVVGPFQGLPACVRIPLHKGVCGAAASTGQTQRIDDVEAFPGHIACDAASRSELVVPLQRDGTLIGVFDLDSPDLARFDADDQRGLEAIARVFVDSLQ; this is encoded by the coding sequence ATGTTCGCTTCCTCCACGCTCACCGGCAGCAAGCCGGAACAGTACGCCCAGTTGCTCGATCAGGCCCGCGCCCTGGTCGCCGGGGAGCCCGACCGCATCGCCAATGCCGCCAACCTGGCGGCGCTGGTGTACCACGCGCTGCCGCGGCTGAACTGGGTCGGCTTCTATCTCTACGACGGCAAGGAACTGGTGGTCGGCCCGTTCCAGGGCCTGCCGGCCTGCGTGCGCATCCCGCTGCACAAGGGCGTGTGCGGCGCCGCGGCCAGCACCGGCCAGACCCAGCGCATCGACGACGTCGAGGCGTTTCCCGGGCATATCGCCTGCGATGCGGCCTCGCGCTCGGAACTGGTGGTGCCGCTGCAGCGCGACGGCACCCTGATCGGCGTGTTCGACCTGGACAGCCCGGATCTGGCGCGCTTCGATGCCGACGACCAGCGCGGCCTGGAAGCGATCGCCCGGGTCTTCGTCGACAGCCTGCAGTGA
- a CDS encoding TfoX/Sxy family protein: MSTEKLRNIGPKSAAWLRQVGLRTQQDLAAAGAVGAFLKVKRAGFKPSLNLLYSLEGALTGCHWQELPEARRTQLLAELDLAAAQLPAQRGLPVAGPVATTHFDRDGDGGDAPSTDDAPFGGHAFDADHHAGERDDD; this comes from the coding sequence ATGAGCACCGAAAAGCTGCGCAACATCGGTCCCAAGAGCGCGGCCTGGCTGCGCCAGGTCGGCCTGCGCACGCAGCAGGACCTGGCCGCGGCCGGGGCGGTCGGCGCCTTCCTGAAGGTCAAGCGCGCCGGCTTCAAGCCCAGCCTCAACCTGCTGTACTCGCTGGAGGGCGCGCTGACCGGCTGCCACTGGCAGGAACTGCCGGAGGCGCGGCGCACGCAGTTGCTCGCCGAGCTGGACCTGGCGGCGGCGCAACTGCCGGCGCAGCGCGGGCTGCCGGTGGCCGGACCGGTGGCGACCACCCATTTCGATCGCGACGGCGACGGCGGCGATGCGCCGTCTACGGACGACGCCCCGTTCGGCGGCCATGCGTTCGACGCCGACCACCATGCCGGCGAGCGCGACGACGACTGA
- the btuB gene encoding TonB-dependent vitamin B12 receptor, with product MSSRLLSVAIASALSLPSLALAADAATDLDQVLVTATRTQISVEDSVVPAQVIDRAEIERSQATSLAQLLQGRAGIGISNQGGLGKLTTLNLRGSESDHVLVLVDGVRIGSASAGLAAFQDLPLSQIERIEIVRGPRSSLYGSDAIGGVIQIFTRHGGQGLQQNLSLGAGSDGLRQASAGFSNRGERGWLSVQGGYQKTDGINACNGSATLFAGCFVDEPDRDGYRNVSLSARAGYALSDTLRIEGQALNIDSRNEYDGDALFAGNEADNTQQVFGGKLDWTPSERVHLAAQVGRNTDKADSYYHAAGSDTRSFVSTFDSRRDTAALQGDFGLADGHLLSAGVDWQREQVTGTTAFDVDERDNTGVFAEYQGRFGAQQVQASVRSDDNEQFGEHTTGSLGWGLALDGGFKLTASIGTGFKAPTFNDLYFPFSGNPDLKPEKSKSGNLGVAQYADTWNWTFNVYETRVDDLISYDAATFLPVNVDEARIRGAELTGYADLAGWELSAQLSHTDPRNRSDGANRDNWLARRAQNTARLDVDRGFGPVKLGVTAFGSGHRFDDAANRTRLAGYGTVDLRVEYAFAPDWTLQAKASNVFDRDYQTINWYNQPGREYALTLRYAPAAR from the coding sequence ATGTCGTCCCGCCTGCTTTCGGTCGCGATCGCGTCCGCCCTGTCCCTGCCCTCGCTGGCGCTCGCCGCCGATGCCGCCACCGACCTGGACCAGGTCCTGGTCACCGCCACCCGTACCCAGATCTCGGTGGAGGACAGCGTGGTCCCGGCGCAGGTCATCGACCGCGCCGAGATCGAGCGCAGCCAGGCCACCTCGTTGGCGCAACTGCTGCAGGGCCGCGCCGGCATCGGCATTTCCAACCAGGGCGGCCTGGGCAAGCTGACCACGCTGAACCTGCGCGGCAGCGAATCGGACCACGTGCTGGTACTGGTGGACGGCGTGCGCATCGGCTCGGCCAGCGCCGGCCTGGCCGCGTTCCAGGATCTGCCGCTGAGCCAGATCGAGCGCATCGAGATCGTGCGCGGCCCGCGCTCGAGCCTGTACGGCTCCGATGCGATCGGCGGCGTGATCCAGATCTTCACCCGCCACGGCGGCCAGGGCCTGCAGCAGAACCTGAGCCTGGGCGCCGGCAGCGACGGCCTGCGCCAGGCCAGCGCCGGCTTCAGCAACCGCGGCGAGCGCGGCTGGTTGTCGGTGCAGGGCGGCTACCAGAAGACCGACGGCATCAACGCCTGCAACGGCTCGGCCACGCTGTTCGCCGGCTGCTTCGTCGACGAGCCGGACCGCGACGGCTACCGCAACGTCTCGCTCAGCGCGCGCGCCGGCTATGCGCTCAGCGACACCCTGCGCATCGAGGGCCAGGCGCTGAACATCGACAGCCGCAACGAATACGACGGCGATGCGCTGTTCGCCGGCAACGAAGCCGACAACACCCAGCAGGTGTTCGGCGGCAAGCTCGACTGGACCCCATCCGAGCGCGTGCACCTGGCCGCGCAGGTCGGCCGCAACACCGACAAGGCCGACAGCTACTACCACGCCGCCGGCAGCGACACCCGCAGCTTCGTCAGCACCTTCGACAGCCGCCGCGACACGGCCGCGCTGCAGGGCGACTTCGGCCTGGCCGACGGCCACCTGCTGAGCGCCGGCGTGGACTGGCAGCGCGAGCAGGTCACCGGCACCACCGCGTTCGACGTGGACGAGCGCGACAACACCGGCGTGTTCGCCGAGTACCAGGGCCGTTTCGGCGCGCAGCAGGTGCAGGCCAGCGTGCGCAGCGACGACAACGAGCAGTTCGGCGAGCACACCACCGGCAGCCTCGGCTGGGGCCTGGCGCTGGACGGCGGCTTCAAGCTCACCGCCAGCATCGGCACCGGCTTCAAGGCGCCGACCTTCAACGACCTGTACTTCCCGTTCTCCGGCAACCCGGACCTGAAGCCGGAGAAGTCAAAGAGCGGCAACCTGGGCGTGGCGCAGTACGCCGATACCTGGAACTGGACCTTCAACGTCTACGAGACCCGCGTCGACGACCTGATTTCCTACGACGCCGCCACCTTCCTGCCGGTCAACGTGGACGAGGCGCGGATCCGCGGCGCCGAACTGACCGGCTACGCCGATCTGGCCGGCTGGGAACTGTCGGCGCAGCTCAGCCACACCGACCCGCGCAACCGCAGCGACGGCGCCAACCGCGACAACTGGCTGGCGCGGCGCGCGCAGAACACCGCGCGGCTGGACGTGGACCGCGGCTTCGGCCCGGTCAAGCTGGGCGTGACCGCGTTCGGCAGCGGCCACCGCTTCGACGACGCGGCCAACCGCACGCGTCTGGCCGGCTACGGCACCGTCGACCTGCGCGTGGAGTACGCCTTCGCGCCGGACTGGACGCTGCAGGCCAAGGCCAGCAACGTGTTCGACCGCGATTACCAGACCATCAACTGGTACAACCAGCCGGGCCGCGAGTACGCGCTGACCCTGCGCTACGCGCCGGCGGCACGCTGA